In the genome of Populus alba chromosome 11, ASM523922v2, whole genome shotgun sequence, one region contains:
- the LOC118035685 gene encoding endoplasmic reticulum oxidoreductin-1 — MVKKNESFKPKQESKKERKRWSSWGLIGALVAVSLAVVVAVTVSPMTASKIGSLINSNNKSCQCPSSQDSGKYKGVIEGCCCDYESVDSVNGEVLHPLLQELVTTPFFRYFKVKLWCDCPFWPDDGMCRLRDCSVCECPENEFPEPLKKPFLHGLPADDVACQEGKPQAAVDRTLDSRAFKGWIETDNPWTNDDETDNDEMTYVNLLLNPERYTGYVGPSARRIWDAVYSENCLKSPLGEMCQEKMVLYKLISGLHSSISTHIAADYLLDESTNKWGQNPELMYDRVLRYPDRVRNLYFTFLFVLRAVTKAADYLEQAEYDTGNHTEDLKTESLVRQLLHNPKLQAACPLPFDEANLWQGQSGPELKQQIQKQFRNISALMDCVGCEKCRLWGKLQVLGLGTALKILFSVDGQNQPSESLQLQRNEVIALVNLLCRLSESIKYVCEQGPSIEKTMERQISDPSETKYAST; from the exons ATGGTGAAGAAAAACGAGAGCTTTAAGCCCAAACAAGAAAGCaagaaggagagaaagagatgGAGTTCATGGGGGTTGATCGGGGCATTAGTGGCAGTTTCTCTGGCAGTTGTTGTAGCTGTTACTGTTTCTCCAATGACCGCTTCAAAGATTGGTTCTTTGATTAACAGTAATAACAAGTCATGTCAATGCCCTTCTTCTCAG GATTCAGGGAAATATAAGGGAGTGATTGAGGGTTGTTGTTGTGATTATGAGAGTGTAGATAGTGTAAATGGAGAGGTGTTGCATCCTTTGCTTCAAGAGCTTGTTACAACACCGTTTTTTCGGTATTTTAAG GTTAAATTGTGGTGCGACTGCCCTTTCTGGCCCGATGATGGTATGTGCCGCTTGCGTGATTGCAGTGTTTGTGAATGCCCAGAAAACGAGTTCCCAGAACCTCTTAAGAAGCCATTCCTCCATGGTCTTCCAGCAGATGATGTGGCGTGTCAAGAGGGAAAGCCACAGGCTGCTGTTGATCGCACATTAGACAGTAGAGCTTTTAAAGGATGGATAGAGACAGATAATCCATGGACAAATGATGACGAGACTGATAATG ATGAGATGACATATGTGAATCTCTTATTGAATCCGGAACGCTACACTGGTTATGTTGGTCCATCAGCTAGAAGAATATGGGATGCTGTTTACTCAGAGAATTGCCTAAAAT CTCCACTGGGAGAGATGTGCCAGGAGAAAATGGtattatacaaattaatatcTGGCCTCCACTCTTCCATTTCAACCCATATAGCTGCTGATTATCTTCTTGATGAGAGCACCAATAAG TGGGGTCAGAACCCGGAATTGATGTATGATCGTGTTCTCAGATATCCTGATCGTGTCAGAAACCTGTACTTCACATTCCTCTTTGTTTTGCGTGCCGTGACTAAA GCAGCAGATTACCTGGAGCAGGCTGAGTATGACACTGGTAACCATACAGAGGACCTAAAGACGGAGTCTTTGGTGAGGCAGTTACTTCACAACCCCAAACTCCAAGCTGCTTGTCCTCTTCCATTTGATGAAGCTAATTTATGGCAAGGCCAAAGTGGACCTGAACTGAAGCAGCAAATTCAAAAGCAATTCAGAAATATTAG TGCATTGATGGACTGTGTTGGCTGTGAGAAGTGTAGACTCTGGGGGAAACTTCAGGTTCTTGGCCTTGGTACTGCATTGAAGATCCTCTTTTCTGTTGATGGTCAAAATCAGCCAAGCGAATCT CTCCAACTACAGCGAAATGAAGTGATTGCTCTGGTAAATTTGCTCTGTCGACTCTCAGAATCTATCAAATATGTTTGTGAACAGGGACCTTCAATTGAGAAGACCATGGAGAGACAGATATCAGATCCTTCTGAAACCAAGTATGCTAGTACATGA
- the LOC118035691 gene encoding serine/threonine-protein kinase WAG1, which produces MDVEETQLHHCPSDTDLDFSFNSTATDRTFASSSARSSLARSSLTLSFNDRLSTTSTTTTTTTIKNSLHHRKCDPHWSAIKTATNLSTDGKLHLRHLKLLRHLGTGNLGRVFLCQLRDCNNANFALKVIDKDSLTNKKLSHVQMEGEILSMLDHPFLPTLYAHLEVSHYTCLLIDYCPNGDLHSLLRKQPGNRLPVQAVKFFAAEVLVALEYLHAVGVVYRDLKPENILLREDGHIMLSDFDLCFKADVVPTFDRRVHKKIMAGSTRRGGGCFGTVNRRGVEEEEVVEEEFVAEPTAASSRSCVGTHEYLAPELLSGNGHGNGVDWWAFGVLVYELLYGTTPFKGGSKESTLRNIASSKHVTFRVMEGEGKGMEEARDLVEKLLVKNPRQRLGCIKGATDIKRHPFFDGIKWPLIRNYKPPEVRGLVAKKGRSHPSGHLLGSVSSPRRKCWWRLWKKGGSGLANLLRSKGSSPRYYPLSNSQHYNGNYHHYKFRKSA; this is translated from the coding sequence ATGGATGTTGAAGAAACCCAGCTTCATCACTGCCCATCTGATACCGATCTTGATTTCAGCTTCAACTCCACCGCCACTGACCGCACTTTCGCCTCCTCAAGTGCTCGCTCTAGCCTTGCTCGTTCTAGTCTAACTCTCAGCTTCAACGACCGCCTCTCCACAACCTCCACCACAACAACAACGACCACCATCAAAAACTCTCTCCACCATCGTAAATGTGACCCACATTGGTCTGCTATAAAAACAGCCACCAACCTCTCTACAGATGGCAAACTCCACCTCCGACACCTCAAGCTCCTCCGCCACCTCGGCACTGGAAATCTTGGCCGTGTCTTTCTTTGCCAACTTAGAGACTGCAACAATGCAAACTTTGCTCTGAAAGTTATAGATAAAGATTCCTTAACCAATAAAAAACTATCTCATGTTCAGATGGAAGGTGAGATTCTCTCCATGCTAGACCACCCTTTCTTGCCTACGCTCTATGCCCATCTTGAAGTCTCTCATTACACCTGTCTTTTGATTGATTACTGTCCTAATGGAGACCTCCACTCTTTGCTACGTAAACAGCCTGGTAATCGGTTACCAGTTCAGGCTGTTAAGTTCTTTGCTGCTGAGGTCTTGGTGGCTTTGGAGTATTTACATGCCGTAGGTGTTGTTTACCGGGATCTAAAGCCGGAGAACATATTACTACGTGAAGATGGTCATATAATGTTATCTGACTTCGATTTGTGTTTCAAGGCTGATGTTGTCCCCACTTTTGACAGAAGGgtccacaaaaaaataatggcgGGGTCCACGAGAAGAGGAGGTGGTTGTTTCGGCACGGTTAATCGGAGGGGagtagaggaggaggaagtgGTGGAGGAAGAGTTTGTTGCGGAGCCCACAGCAGCTTCGTCGAGATCTTGTGTTGGGACCCACGAGTACCTGGCTCCCGAGTTGTTGTCTGGAAACGGTCATGGTAATGGGGTGGATTGGTGGGCTTTCGGGGTTTTGGTCTATGAATTACTGTATGGAACGACACCGTTCAAGGGAGGGAGCAAAGAGAGCACCTTGCGCAATATAGCATCGAGCAAGCACGTGACCTTCCGTGTGATGGAAGGGGAGGGTAAAGGGATGGAAGAGGCCAGGGACTTGGTTGAGAAGCTGTTAGTCAAGAACCCAAGACAGAGACTAGGGTGCATCAAGGGCGCCACAGACATTAAAAGACACCCCTTTTTTGATGGGATCAAGTGGCCTTTGATAAGGAACTATAAGCCACCGGAGGTTCGTGGCCTCGTGGCAAAAAAGGGGAGGAGCCACCCAAGTGGTCACCTGCTAGGGAGCGTCTCTTCCCCTCGGAGGAAGTGCTGGTGGAGGTTGTGGAAGAAGGGTGGTAGCGGGCTTGCAAACTTGCTGAGAAGCAAAGGATCCAGTCCAAGATATTATCCTCTGAGCAACAGCCAACATTACAATGGCAATTATCATCATTACAAGTTCAGGAAAAGTGCCTAG